The DNA segment CACCGCTGGAACCCACCTCCCCACTAAAGTAGCCCGTGAAAGCATCATGCAGCACCGTCCCACCACGACCGTCCGGAGCATAAAAATCTATCTGAAACCAGCCATAAACGTAATCACCCGCCTGATTGATCTGCACTGTGCACGGTTGAACGCCCTCGCCACCATCACATTCGTAACGCCCCGTAAAATCCACTGATGGTCTGTCCGGCTCTGCCGCCGGCTCCGATGTAAAATGCCCGCAACGCGACACCTCACCGGCGCAACCCGTCGCGCCGGCGGCACCCGTACCACGCTGAGCGGCGGTTATCGTCGTGCGAATCTCCGTGACCCGGGAATCACCATCGCCGCTTTCGTTCACTGTATAAGTTATCTCACCCATATCTAACTCGCAGACTGCGTTCCCGAATCATCCGATGAATCCGACTCCACCAGCTCTATCCAAAACCGGCCTGGTGGAATTCCATCCACCCTCGCAATTCCATCGGCATCCGTCCGCCCGCGCTTTTCCTGACCATCAGGTAGAGTCGCAACGAACTCATGATCCGCCACCGGCGTCCCGTCGTCATCGGCAAATCTCATGATAATCCAGTCCTTGAACACCAGTAAACCCGACTCCTGCCCCCTGCCGAAAACCTGATCATAGATCTTTATCGTGAAAAAATACTCCGGCGGATTATAAGACCCCCCATAACGCTCCAGCTCCTCCTGCGATGGAAGCTCATCGGTGTCCTCGTGATACTGATACTCCCAGCTAACCTCGAGCTTCTCATCCTTTATCACCGCCGGAATCTCCGTAATCCGGTCGTGCGCGTTGTCCCGGTCATATTCATAGATCGTCACCAGCGCCTCGGTGTCATCCTTGACATTATCAACATTCGCCGTGAGCGTAAGAATATCCCCCCTCCTTGCCTCATCGGCGCTCCACTTCATATTCGTCACATTGATTCCCGGCACAACCGGTATGTCCTCCGACTTACCCGACAGCGAATTGTCCGGCAACTCCGCCTCGAAATATACCCTGTCGCCGATCTCGATATCCGATGGCACCTCAAGCGCACCCACGAACTTGTTGTTCAATATCTTGCCCTTGATTTTGCCCAGCTTCTCGCCCTTGCGACTCTTTCCCGTAATCTTGATAGTCGCGCCATTACCGACAAACGCCGTCGCCACCTCCAGCGATACCGTCCGGCCGGCTATAGCACAGCCGCTTCGCCACTCGGCGTAAACCAGCGATGAATCCACCTTGATTTCTTCTTCGCTGTCGGTCGACTTGTTGAACTTGAGGTCCATGGAACTCGCTCTGCCGTTAACTCGCTTCCGGCCTGAAACTGTTTATCATCTGCTCCACCTGAAGACCAATCGTTTTCATCGTCTGCTTCGTGAAATTGGCAAGAAAAGTGTATCCCCTGCCACCCAGGATCATATATACCCGCTTCTGAAAAATTATCTTTCCATCAACCGGAATCCACTTCACCACCGCATCACACACCTGATTGCCATTCGCAAGTGCCTTGACCTCCTTCTTGAGCAGCTCCATATTGGGCGTCACACTCAACACGGCATCCAGCCTCTCGGTGGCGAACCTATCCAGGTCGTTATCTTCAACGGACTGGTCAATCACCAACGTTAGATTGTGCTGTATCCCGCCCACTTCGGGACCATTGAAGATATACATCGATTGATCAACCCAGTCATCGGGAAGTGTTATTTCGAATCTGTTATTCGTTCTGTCATCAGGCATATCCGTCAATCTCCCTTATTGCGCGCCCTGCTTGGTCAAAAATTCCTTGACCTGCGCAATTTCCTGCTGGCTGTAAATCTTGAATCCGTCCACTTCGAACGAGAACGGGTTATTATGCAGCTCCGCCACGAGATTCACCACCGCGTCGCACACCCTGGCATACTTCGGCACCGGTTGATTCTTGTCCGTGATAAGATGCGCCTGCCTCGTATCATCCAAGGCCGGCAATACCCTTACGGTCA comes from the Candidatus Zixiibacteriota bacterium genome and includes:
- a CDS encoding DcrB-related protein, which encodes MPDDRTNNRFEITLPDDWVDQSMYIFNGPEVGGIQHNLTLVIDQSVEDNDLDRFATERLDAVLSVTPNMELLKKEVKALANGNQVCDAVVKWIPVDGKIIFQKRVYMILGGRGYTFLANFTKQTMKTIGLQVEQMINSFRPEAS